A genomic region of Pseudomonas abietaniphila contains the following coding sequences:
- a CDS encoding glutamine synthetase family protein encodes MSVPPRAVQLNEANAFLKEHPEVLYVDLLIADMNGVVRGKRIERTSLHKVYEKGINLPASLFALDINGSTVESTGLGLDIGDADRICYPIPDTLCNEPWQKRPTAQLLMTMHELEGAPFFADPREVLRQVVSKFDEMGLTICAAFELEFYLIDQENVNGRPQPPRSPISGKRPHSTQVYLIDDLDEYVDCLQDILEGAKEQGIPADAIVKESAPAQFEVNLHHTADALKACDYAVLLKRLIKNIAYDHEMDTTFMAKPYPGQAGNGLHVHISILDRDGKNIFTSEDPEQNAALRHAIGGVLETLPAQMAFLCPNVNSYRRFGAQFYTPNSPTWGLDNRTVAVRVPTGTADAVRIEHRVAGADANPYLLMASVLAGIHHGMTNQIEPGPPVEGNSYEQNEQSLPNNLRDALRELDDSEVMAKYIDPKYIDIFVACKESELEEFEHSISDLEYNWYLHTV; translated from the coding sequence ATGTCGGTACCCCCGCGTGCCGTTCAGCTCAACGAAGCGAACGCGTTCCTTAAGGAACATCCTGAGGTTCTATACGTTGACCTTCTGATTGCAGATATGAATGGAGTGGTGCGCGGCAAGCGCATTGAACGCACCAGCCTCCATAAGGTTTACGAAAAAGGCATTAACCTCCCAGCTTCTCTTTTCGCACTGGATATCAATGGCTCGACGGTGGAAAGCACCGGCCTTGGCCTGGACATCGGTGACGCTGACCGAATCTGTTATCCAATCCCCGACACTCTCTGCAACGAACCGTGGCAGAAGCGTCCTACCGCACAACTGCTGATGACCATGCACGAACTGGAAGGCGCGCCGTTCTTCGCCGACCCTCGTGAAGTGCTACGCCAAGTGGTCAGCAAGTTCGACGAGATGGGTCTGACCATCTGCGCTGCCTTCGAACTTGAGTTCTACCTGATCGATCAGGAGAACGTGAACGGCCGTCCACAGCCTCCGCGCTCGCCGATCTCCGGCAAACGCCCGCACTCGACACAGGTCTACCTGATCGACGACCTCGACGAATACGTCGATTGCCTCCAGGACATTCTGGAAGGTGCGAAAGAGCAAGGCATCCCTGCCGACGCGATCGTCAAGGAAAGTGCTCCGGCGCAGTTCGAAGTGAACCTGCACCACACCGCTGACGCGCTGAAAGCCTGCGACTACGCGGTTCTGCTCAAGCGACTGATCAAGAACATCGCCTACGACCATGAGATGGACACCACCTTCATGGCCAAGCCGTATCCAGGCCAGGCGGGTAACGGTCTGCACGTCCACATCTCGATCCTGGATCGCGATGGCAAAAACATCTTCACCAGTGAGGATCCCGAGCAGAACGCCGCATTACGTCATGCGATCGGCGGTGTGCTCGAGACCCTACCGGCGCAGATGGCGTTCCTTTGCCCGAACGTCAACTCGTATCGCCGGTTCGGTGCTCAGTTCTACACACCCAACTCGCCTACCTGGGGGCTGGACAACCGCACAGTGGCGGTCCGTGTCCCTACCGGCACTGCGGACGCCGTGCGTATCGAACACCGGGTGGCCGGTGCAGACGCCAACCCTTACCTGTTGATGGCATCGGTTCTGGCGGGCATCCACCACGGCATGACCAACCAGATCGAGCCGGGACCGCCTGTGGAGGGTAACTCCTACGAGCAGAACGAGCAGAGCCTGCCGAACAACCTGCGTGATGCGTTGCGCGAGTTGGACGACAGCGAAGTCATGGCCAAGTACATCGATCCGAAGTACATCGATATCTTCGTCGCGTGCAAGGAAAGTGAGCTGGAGGAGTTCGAACACTCCATCTCCGACCTTGAATACAACTGGTATCTGCACACGGTTTGA
- a CDS encoding gamma-glutamyl-gamma-aminobutyrate hydrolase family protein, translating into MSRLPLIGVTACTQQIGSHAYHISGDKYVRAVAVAAKGLPLILPSLAELIDPADILSAVDGLLFTGSPSNVEPYHYSGPASAPGTAHDPARDHTTLPLIRAAVAAGVPVLGICRGFQELNVAFGGSLHQKVHETGIFMDHREPDNEPVEIQYAPSHPMHIEPGGVLAGLGMREEIRVNSIHGQGVERLAPGLRVEATAPDGLIEAISVPAGAPFATANVFALGVQWHPEWQVTQNPDYLSIFQAFGDACRKRAVQRDAQALKNA; encoded by the coding sequence ATGTCTCGCCTTCCGCTGATCGGCGTCACCGCCTGCACTCAGCAAATCGGCTCGCATGCCTATCACATCAGTGGTGACAAATACGTCCGCGCAGTCGCCGTCGCTGCCAAGGGCCTGCCGCTGATTCTGCCGTCACTGGCAGAGCTGATCGATCCAGCCGACATACTCTCGGCGGTCGATGGTTTGCTCTTCACCGGTTCTCCTTCCAACGTCGAACCCTATCACTATAGTGGTCCTGCCAGCGCGCCGGGAACTGCTCATGATCCTGCACGCGACCACACCACCTTACCCCTTATTCGTGCCGCTGTGGCCGCAGGCGTTCCTGTGCTGGGCATTTGCCGTGGGTTTCAGGAGCTGAATGTGGCGTTTGGTGGGAGTCTGCATCAGAAGGTTCACGAGACAGGAATCTTCATGGATCATCGTGAGCCAGACAACGAACCCGTTGAAATTCAATACGCTCCCAGCCATCCGATGCACATCGAGCCGGGCGGTGTATTGGCAGGTCTGGGTATGCGCGAGGAAATTCGTGTCAATTCAATTCACGGCCAGGGCGTTGAGCGTCTCGCGCCCGGTTTGCGGGTCGAAGCGACTGCTCCGGATGGCCTGATTGAAGCGATCTCGGTGCCAGCGGGCGCGCCTTTTGCTACAGCCAATGTGTTCGCACTGGGCGTTCAGTGGCATCCGGAGTGGCAGGTCACGCAAAACCCCGACTATCTTTCAATCTTCCAGGCATTTGGCGATGCCTGTCGAAAACGGGCAGTACAACGCGACGCACAAGCGTTAAAAAACGCCTGA
- a CDS encoding glutamine synthetase family protein gives MSTNLDQLTDWLKEHRITEVECMISDLTGITRGKISPTNKFIAEKGMRLPESVLLQTVTGDYVEDDIYYELLDPADIDMFCRPDQNAVYLVPWAIEPTAQVIHDTYDKQGNPIELSPRNVLKKVLKLYADQGWQPIVAPEMEFYLTKRSDDPDYPLQPPVGRSGRPETGRQSFSIEAANEFDPLFEDVYDWCELQNLDLDTLIHEDGTAQMEINFRHGDALSLADQILVFKRTMREAALKHNVAATFMAKPMTGEPGSAMHLHQSIIDIETGKNIFSNDDGTMSQLFLHHIGGLQKLIPELLPLFAPNVNSFRRFLPDTSAPVNVEWGEENRTVGLRVPDAGPQNRRVENRLPGADANPYLAIAASLLCGFIGMVEGLNPSAPVVGRGYERRNLRLPLTIEDALERMENSKTIEKYLGQKFITGYVAVKRAEHENFKRVISSWEREFLLFAV, from the coding sequence ATGAGTACCAACCTCGACCAGCTCACCGATTGGTTGAAAGAACACAGGATCACCGAAGTCGAGTGCATGATCTCCGACCTCACCGGTATCACGCGCGGCAAGATCTCTCCGACCAACAAGTTCATTGCCGAGAAGGGCATGCGCTTGCCGGAAAGCGTATTGCTCCAGACCGTGACCGGCGATTACGTCGAAGACGACATTTATTATGAGTTGCTGGACCCTGCAGACATCGATATGTTCTGCCGTCCTGACCAGAACGCGGTGTATCTGGTCCCCTGGGCGATCGAGCCCACTGCGCAGGTGATCCACGACACCTACGACAAGCAGGGCAACCCCATCGAGCTGTCGCCGCGCAACGTATTGAAAAAAGTGCTCAAGCTCTATGCCGATCAAGGCTGGCAGCCCATCGTGGCGCCGGAGATGGAGTTCTACCTCACCAAGCGTAGCGACGACCCGGATTATCCATTGCAGCCGCCAGTCGGCCGTTCAGGCCGTCCGGAGACAGGTCGTCAGTCTTTCTCCATTGAAGCCGCCAACGAATTCGACCCGTTGTTCGAAGACGTCTATGACTGGTGCGAACTGCAGAACCTGGACCTCGACACGCTGATCCACGAAGACGGCACCGCGCAGATGGAAATCAACTTCCGTCACGGTGATGCGCTCTCGCTGGCCGATCAGATCCTGGTGTTCAAGCGCACCATGCGCGAAGCCGCACTCAAGCACAACGTGGCAGCGACCTTCATGGCCAAGCCCATGACCGGTGAGCCCGGCAGCGCCATGCACTTGCACCAGAGCATCATCGACATCGAGACCGGCAAGAACATCTTCTCCAACGATGACGGCACCATGAGTCAGCTTTTTCTGCATCACATAGGTGGCCTGCAGAAGCTGATCCCCGAGCTGTTGCCGCTGTTTGCGCCTAACGTCAACTCGTTCCGCCGCTTTCTGCCGGACACCTCGGCACCGGTGAACGTGGAGTGGGGCGAAGAAAACCGCACCGTCGGCCTGCGCGTACCGGATGCCGGCCCGCAGAACCGTCGTGTGGAAAACCGTCTGCCGGGCGCCGATGCCAACCCGTATCTGGCGATTGCCGCGAGCCTGCTGTGCGGTTTCATCGGCATGGTCGAAGGCCTCAATCCGAGCGCACCTGTGGTGGGCCGGGGTTATGAGCGTCGCAACCTGCGCCTGCCGTTGACCATCGAAGATGCGCTGGAGCGGATGGAAAACAGCAAGACCATCGAGAAGTACCTCGGGCAGAAATTCATCACCGGCTACGTCGCGGTCAAGCGCGCCGAGCACGAAAACTTCAAGCGTGTGATCAGCTCGTGGGAGCGGGAATTCCTGCTCTTCGCCGTCTGA
- a CDS encoding aspartate aminotransferase family protein has translation MSSNNPQTREWQALSSDHHLAPFSDFKQLKEKGPRIITNAKGVYLWDSEGNKILDGMAGLWCVAIGYGRDELADAASKQMRELPYYNLFFQTAHPPALNLAKAISDVAPEGMNHVFFTGSGSEGNDTVLRMVRHYWAVKGKPNKKVIISRINGYHGSTVAGASLGGMTYMHEQGDLPIPGIVHIPQPYWFGEGGDMTPDAFGVWAAEQLEKKILEVGEDNVGAFIAEPIQGAGGVIVPPDTYWPKIKEILAKYDILFVADEVICGFGRTGEWFGSDFYDLKPDLMTIAKGLTSGYIPMGGVIVRDEVVRVLNEGGDFNHGFTYSGHPVAAAVGLENIRILRDEKIVERVKSETAPYLQKRLRELSDHPLVGEVRGVGLLGAIELVKDKATRERYVGRGVGMICRTFCFNNGLIMRAVGDTMIISPPLVISFAEIDELVEKARKCLDLTLEALQS, from the coding sequence ATGAGTTCCAACAACCCGCAAACCCGCGAATGGCAAGCGCTCAGCAGCGATCATCACCTGGCGCCGTTCAGCGACTTCAAGCAGCTCAAAGAGAAAGGCCCGCGCATCATCACCAACGCCAAGGGCGTTTATCTGTGGGACAGCGAAGGCAACAAGATCCTCGACGGCATGGCCGGCCTGTGGTGCGTGGCCATCGGCTATGGCCGTGACGAGCTGGCCGATGCCGCCAGCAAGCAGATGCGCGAACTGCCTTATTACAACCTGTTCTTCCAGACCGCTCACCCGCCTGCATTGAACCTGGCCAAGGCGATTTCCGACGTCGCCCCTGAAGGCATGAATCACGTGTTTTTCACCGGTTCCGGTTCCGAAGGCAACGACACCGTACTGCGCATGGTCCGTCACTACTGGGCGGTCAAGGGCAAGCCGAACAAGAAGGTCATCATCAGCCGCATCAACGGCTACCACGGCTCCACCGTGGCGGGCGCGAGCCTGGGCGGCATGACGTACATGCATGAACAGGGCGACCTGCCGATCCCGGGCATCGTCCACATCCCGCAGCCTTACTGGTTTGGTGAAGGCGGTGACATGACCCCGGACGCGTTCGGCGTCTGGGCGGCCGAACAGCTGGAAAAGAAAATTCTCGAAGTTGGCGAAGACAACGTCGGCGCGTTCATCGCCGAGCCGATCCAGGGCGCGGGCGGTGTGATCGTTCCGCCTGACACCTACTGGCCGAAGATCAAAGAGATCCTCGCCAAATACGACATCCTGTTCGTCGCCGATGAGGTGATTTGTGGCTTTGGTCGCACCGGTGAGTGGTTCGGTAGCGATTTCTACGACCTCAAGCCTGACCTGATGACGATCGCAAAGGGCCTGACCTCGGGCTACATCCCCATGGGCGGCGTGATTGTGCGCGATGAAGTGGTGAGGGTGCTGAACGAAGGCGGCGATTTCAACCACGGCTTTACCTATTCGGGTCATCCGGTGGCGGCAGCGGTCGGTCTGGAAAACATCCGCATCCTGCGGGATGAAAAGATTGTCGAGCGTGTGAAATCGGAAACGGCACCATACTTGCAAAAGCGTTTGCGTGAGTTGAGCGATCATCCGTTGGTGGGTGAGGTTCGTGGCGTCGGCTTGCTGGGCGCCATCGAGCTTGTGAAAGACAAAGCCACTCGCGAGCGTTATGTCGGTCGAGGCGTGGGCATGATTTGCCGAACGTTCTGCTTCAATAACGGACTGATCATGCGAGCGGTGGGTGACACGATGATCATTTCGCCGCCGTTGGTGATCAGCTTCGCCGAGATCGATGAGTTGGTGGAAAAAGCACGCAAATGCCTGGACCTGACCCTTGAGGCACTTCAAAGCTGA
- a CDS encoding polyamine ABC transporter substrate-binding protein — MKKFGKTLLALSLMGVVSAAAHADDKVLHVYNWSDYIAPNTIADFEKESGIKVVYDVFDSNETLEAKLLAGKSGYDIVVPSNNFLAKQIKAGVYQELDKSKLSNYKNLNEKLLKAVSVSDPDNKHAFPYMWGSIGIGFNPDKVKAALGADAPVNSWDLLFKPENIAKLKGCGVSFLDSPTEMLPVALHYLGLPTDSQKKEDIKKAQDLFLKIRPSVTYFHSSKYISDLANGNICVAVGYSGDIYQAKARAEEAGGKVKVSYNIPKEGAGSFYDMVAIPKDAENVEGAYKFMNFLLQPKVMAEITNAVHFPNGNAAATEFVDKDITSDPGVYPPADVLAKLYAIADLPAATQREMTRAWTNIKSGK, encoded by the coding sequence ATGAAGAAATTTGGCAAAACCCTCCTCGCGTTGTCCTTGATGGGCGTGGTGTCCGCTGCGGCACACGCCGATGACAAAGTTCTGCATGTCTACAACTGGTCCGATTACATCGCGCCGAACACCATTGCCGATTTCGAAAAGGAATCGGGCATCAAAGTGGTGTATGACGTCTTCGACAGCAACGAGACCCTGGAAGCCAAATTGCTGGCCGGCAAGTCCGGTTACGACATCGTCGTTCCATCGAACAACTTCCTGGCCAAACAAATCAAGGCCGGTGTGTATCAGGAGCTGGACAAGTCCAAGCTGTCCAACTACAAAAACCTGAACGAGAAGCTGCTCAAGGCCGTCTCGGTCAGCGACCCGGACAACAAGCACGCCTTCCCGTACATGTGGGGTTCGATCGGTATCGGCTTCAACCCGGACAAGGTCAAGGCTGCACTGGGCGCCGATGCGCCGGTCAATTCCTGGGACCTGCTGTTCAAGCCTGAAAACATCGCCAAGCTGAAAGGCTGCGGTGTGAGCTTCCTGGATTCGCCGACCGAAATGCTGCCTGTTGCGCTGCACTACCTGGGTCTGCCAACAGACAGCCAGAAGAAAGAAGACATCAAGAAGGCTCAGGATCTGTTCCTGAAAATTCGTCCTTCGGTCACCTACTTCCACTCGTCCAAGTACATCTCAGACCTGGCCAACGGCAACATCTGCGTCGCCGTGGGTTACTCGGGTGACATCTACCAGGCCAAGGCGCGCGCTGAAGAAGCCGGCGGCAAGGTCAAGGTCAGCTACAACATTCCGAAAGAAGGTGCTGGTAGCTTCTATGACATGGTCGCCATTCCTAAAGACGCCGAAAACGTCGAAGGCGCCTACAAGTTCATGAACTTCCTGCTGCAGCCTAAAGTCATGGCCGAAATCACCAACGCCGTTCACTTCCCGAACGGTAACGCGGCGGCGACCGAGTTCGTCGACAAGGACATCACCTCTGACCCAGGCGTTTACCCGCCAGCCGATGTTCTGGCCAAGCTGTACGCAATCGCCGACTTGCCGGCAGCTACCCAGCGTGAAATGACTCGCGCCTGGACCAACATCAAATCGGGCAAATAA
- a CDS encoding polyamine ABC transporter substrate-binding protein produces the protein MSISLFSKGLLLGAGLTLAVGAYAESTVRIYNWSDYIGTTTLADFESSTGIKTKYDVFDSNETLEGKLLAGHTGYDVVVPSNHFLGKQIKAGAFQKLDKSQLPNYSNLDPELMKRLEKNDPGNQYAVPYLWGTNGIGYNVDKIKEVLGVDTIDSWAVLFEPENIKKLKKCGVAFLDSADEMMPAVLNYMGLNPNSTDEKDYKKAEDKLLKVRPYVTYFNSSKYITDLANGDICIAAGFSGDVFQAKARAEEAGKGVNIAYSIPKEGGNLWFDMLAIPADAPDVKAAHAFINYILKPEVIAKVSDQVGYANPNPASGELMDQDIRNDDSVYPSKEVQARLYVNSELPPKIQRVMTRSWTKIKSGK, from the coding sequence GTGTCTATTTCTTTATTTTCCAAAGGCTTGCTACTGGGAGCCGGCCTGACGCTCGCCGTCGGCGCTTACGCGGAGTCCACCGTCCGCATTTATAACTGGTCCGATTACATCGGCACCACGACCCTGGCGGATTTCGAATCCAGCACGGGGATCAAGACCAAATACGACGTGTTCGATTCCAACGAAACCCTGGAAGGCAAGCTGCTGGCCGGGCACACCGGCTATGACGTGGTCGTGCCGTCCAACCACTTCCTCGGCAAGCAGATCAAGGCCGGTGCGTTTCAGAAGCTCGACAAGTCGCAACTCCCCAATTACTCCAACCTCGACCCCGAGCTGATGAAGCGCCTGGAAAAGAACGATCCGGGCAATCAGTACGCCGTCCCTTATCTGTGGGGCACTAACGGCATCGGCTACAACGTCGACAAGATCAAGGAAGTGCTGGGCGTCGATACCATTGATTCCTGGGCGGTGCTGTTCGAGCCGGAGAACATCAAGAAGCTGAAGAAGTGCGGTGTCGCCTTCCTCGACTCGGCGGATGAAATGATGCCGGCCGTGCTGAATTACATGGGCCTGAACCCCAACAGCACCGATGAGAAAGACTACAAGAAGGCCGAAGACAAGCTGCTGAAAGTCCGTCCGTACGTCACCTACTTCAACTCCTCGAAATACATCACGGACCTCGCCAACGGCGACATCTGTATCGCAGCCGGTTTCTCGGGTGACGTGTTCCAGGCCAAAGCGCGCGCCGAAGAGGCGGGCAAGGGCGTGAACATCGCGTATTCGATTCCGAAAGAGGGCGGCAACCTGTGGTTCGACATGCTGGCGATTCCGGCCGATGCGCCAGACGTCAAAGCGGCCCACGCCTTCATCAACTACATCCTCAAGCCTGAAGTGATCGCCAAGGTCAGTGACCAGGTGGGTTACGCCAACCCGAACCCGGCTTCGGGCGAGCTGATGGATCAGGACATTCGCAACGACGACTCGGTGTATCCCTCGAAAGAAGTGCAGGCGCGCCTGTACGTCAACTCCGAGCTACCGCCGAAAATTCAGCGTGTGATGACGCGCAGCTGGACCAAGATCAAATCCGGTAAATAA
- the potA gene encoding polyamine ABC transporter ATP-binding protein: protein MAVASGAYKKALEGGQQPKQVLVKIDRVTKKFDETVAVDDVSLQINKGEIFALLGGSGSGKSTLLRMLAGFERPTEGRIFLDGVDITDMPPYERPINMMFQSYALFPHMTVAQNIAFGLQQDKLPKAEVEARVAEMLKLVQMTQYAKRKPHQLSGGQRQRVALARSLAKKPKLLLLDEPMGALDKKLRSQMQLELVEIIERVGVTCVMVTHDQEEAMTMAQRIAIMHLGWIAQIGSPVDIYETPTSRLVCEFIGNVNLFDGEVIEDMEGHALIRSPELERNIYVGHGVSTSVEDKHITYAIRPEKLLITTEQPGYEYNWSRGKVHDIAYLGGHSVFYVQLACGKLVQSFVANAERRGARPTWDDEVFVWWEDDSGVVLRS from the coding sequence ATGGCAGTTGCCTCCGGCGCCTACAAAAAAGCCCTTGAGGGTGGTCAGCAACCTAAACAGGTGCTGGTCAAAATCGATCGGGTCACGAAAAAGTTCGATGAGACGGTTGCTGTGGACGATGTGTCTCTGCAGATCAACAAGGGCGAAATCTTCGCCCTGCTTGGCGGTTCTGGTTCAGGGAAGTCCACGCTCCTGCGCATGCTGGCCGGTTTCGAGCGACCGACCGAGGGCCGCATCTTCCTCGACGGCGTGGACATCACCGACATGCCGCCGTACGAACGTCCGATCAACATGATGTTCCAGTCCTACGCGCTCTTTCCGCACATGACCGTGGCGCAGAACATCGCCTTCGGTCTGCAGCAGGACAAGCTGCCCAAGGCCGAGGTCGAGGCTCGTGTAGCCGAGATGCTCAAGCTGGTACAGATGACCCAGTACGCCAAGCGCAAACCGCATCAACTCTCTGGCGGTCAGCGTCAGCGTGTGGCGCTGGCACGTTCGCTGGCCAAAAAACCGAAGCTGCTGCTGCTCGACGAACCGATGGGCGCGCTGGACAAGAAGCTGCGTTCACAGATGCAACTGGAACTGGTCGAGATCATCGAGCGCGTCGGCGTGACGTGCGTGATGGTGACTCACGACCAGGAGGAGGCCATGACCATGGCCCAGCGTATCGCGATCATGCACTTGGGCTGGATCGCCCAGATCGGCAGCCCGGTCGACATTTACGAGACCCCTACCAGCCGTCTCGTCTGTGAGTTCATCGGCAACGTCAACCTGTTCGACGGTGAAGTCATCGAGGACATGGAAGGTCACGCGCTGATTCGCAGCCCTGAGCTCGAGCGCAATATCTACGTCGGCCACGGGGTCAGTACCTCGGTGGAAGACAAACACATCACTTACGCCATTCGCCCGGAAAAACTGCTGATCACCACCGAGCAGCCGGGCTACGAATACAACTGGTCGCGCGGCAAGGTTCATGACATCGCTTATCTGGGCGGTCACTCGGTGTTCTACGTGCAACTGGCCTGCGGCAAGCTGGTTCAGTCCTTCGTTGCCAACGCCGAGCGCCGTGGCGCGCGGCCGACCTGGGACGACGAAGTGTTCGTTTGGTGGGAAGACGACAGCGGCGTGGTACTGCGGTCATGA
- a CDS encoding ABC transporter permease subunit: MKIRKIKRALNRITPNGRQAVIGVPFLWLFLFFALPFLIVIKISFAEADVAIPPYTEIFTYAEQKLDIVLNFANYALLTGDDLYISAYLGSLKMAFFSTLLCLLIGYPMAYGISIARKEMQTVLLLLIMMPTWTAILIRVYAWMGILSNNGLLNAFLMWLGVIQEPLQILNTNLAVYIGVVYSYLPFMILPLYANLVKHDQSLLEAASDLGSSTFNSFWKITVPLSKNGIIAGCMLVFIPVVGEFVIPELLGGPETLMIGKVLWQEFFNNRDWPVASSLAVVMLLILIVPIILFNRSQAKELEGKA, translated from the coding sequence ATGAAAATTCGAAAAATCAAACGAGCGCTCAACCGAATAACGCCCAATGGCCGTCAGGCGGTCATCGGGGTTCCGTTTCTCTGGCTGTTTCTGTTCTTCGCGTTGCCGTTTCTGATCGTCATCAAGATCAGTTTTGCCGAAGCCGACGTCGCGATTCCGCCGTACACCGAGATCTTCACGTACGCCGAGCAGAAGCTCGACATCGTGCTCAACTTCGCCAACTACGCGTTATTGACCGGGGACGACCTTTACATTTCGGCGTACCTGGGCTCGTTGAAGATGGCCTTCTTCAGCACCTTGCTGTGCCTGTTGATCGGCTATCCAATGGCCTACGGCATCTCCATCGCCCGCAAGGAAATGCAGACGGTGCTGTTGCTGCTGATCATGATGCCGACCTGGACGGCCATCCTGATCCGCGTGTATGCCTGGATGGGCATCCTCAGCAACAACGGCCTGCTGAATGCGTTCCTGATGTGGCTGGGCGTGATTCAGGAGCCGTTGCAGATCCTCAACACCAACCTGGCGGTCTACATCGGCGTGGTGTACTCGTACCTGCCGTTCATGATTCTGCCGTTGTACGCCAACCTGGTGAAACACGATCAAAGCCTGCTGGAAGCCGCGTCGGACCTCGGTTCGAGCACCTTCAACAGCTTCTGGAAGATCACCGTGCCGCTGTCGAAAAACGGCATCATCGCCGGCTGCATGCTGGTGTTCATTCCGGTGGTGGGCGAGTTCGTCATCCCTGAATTGCTGGGCGGCCCCGAGACGCTAATGATCGGTAAAGTCTTGTGGCAAGAGTTCTTCAATAACCGCGACTGGCCGGTGGCGTCTTCGCTGGCGGTGGTGATGCTGTTGATCCTCATCGTGCCGATCATTCTGTTCAACCGTAGCCAGGCCAAAGAACTGGAGGGCAAAGCATGA
- a CDS encoding ABC transporter permease subunit, with protein sequence MRGFRFSNLMLVLGLVFIYAPMVILVIYSFNASKLVTVWGGWSVKWYVGLLDNTQLMASVARSLEIACYTSVAAVALGTMAAFVLTRVTRFKGRTFFGGLVTAPLVMPEVITGLSLLLLFVAMAQLIGWPQERGIVTIWIAHTTFCAAYVAVVVSARLRELDMSIEEAAMDLGARPWKVFFLITIPMIAPSLAAGAMMSFALSLDDLVLASFVSGPGSTTLPMEVFSAVRLGVKPEINAIASLILLAVSIATFLVWFFSRRAEEKRKKAIQQAIEEAAADGWKQPDIRRAPVVETV encoded by the coding sequence ATGAGAGGCTTCCGATTCTCGAACCTGATGTTGGTACTGGGCCTGGTTTTCATCTACGCGCCCATGGTCATCCTGGTGATCTACTCGTTCAACGCCTCCAAGCTGGTGACGGTCTGGGGTGGCTGGTCGGTGAAGTGGTACGTCGGCTTGCTCGACAACACCCAACTCATGGCCTCCGTGGCGCGCTCGCTGGAAATCGCCTGCTACACCTCGGTCGCGGCGGTTGCCCTCGGCACCATGGCGGCGTTCGTGCTGACCCGCGTGACGCGCTTCAAAGGCCGTACGTTCTTCGGCGGTCTGGTGACCGCGCCGTTGGTCATGCCTGAGGTCATCACCGGTCTGTCGCTGTTGCTGTTGTTCGTGGCGATGGCGCAGTTGATTGGCTGGCCGCAGGAGCGTGGCATTGTCACCATCTGGATCGCCCACACGACGTTCTGTGCGGCGTATGTGGCGGTGGTGGTGTCGGCCCGTCTGCGTGAGCTCGACATGTCCATCGAGGAAGCGGCGATGGATCTGGGGGCGCGGCCATGGAAGGTGTTCTTCCTGATCACCATCCCGATGATCGCGCCGTCGCTGGCCGCGGGCGCGATGATGTCCTTCGCGCTGTCGCTGGATGACCTGGTGTTGGCGAGCTTCGTGTCGGGCCCTGGCTCGACCACCTTGCCGATGGAAGTGTTCTCGGCCGTGCGTCTGGGTGTGAAGCCTGAGATCAACGCCATTGCCAGCCTGATTCTGCTGGCGGTGTCGATCGCGACCTTCCTGGTGTGGTTCTTCAGCCGTCGTGCAGAAGAGAAGCGCAAGAAAGCGATTCAGCAAGCCATCGAAGAAGCGGCGGCGGATGGCTGGAAACAGCCGGACATCCGTCGTGCTCCGGTGGTTGAGACGGTTTGA